A section of the Papio anubis isolate 15944 chromosome 2, Panubis1.0, whole genome shotgun sequence genome encodes:
- the TMIE gene encoding transmembrane inner ear expressed protein isoform X1: MMLAHYPWPKLAATGRGSDRRPARSFVSGLRKRRGGAKMAGAGTLWVLGGAALGVCLAGVAGQLVEPSTAPPKPKPPPLTKETVVFWDMRLWHVVGIFSLFVLSIIITLCCVFNCRVPRTRKEIEARYLQRKAAKMYTDKLETVPPLNELTEVPGEDKKKKKKKDSVDTVAIKVEEDEKNEAKKKKGEK; encoded by the exons ATGATGCTCGCTCACTACCCGTGGCCAAAGCTCGCGGCGACTGGCAGGGGCAGTGACCGGCGGCCGGCCCGTTCGTTCGTCTCTGGGCTCCGCAAGCGGCGCGGTGGCGCGAAGATGGCGGGCGCGGGGACCCTCTGGGTGCTGGGCGGCGCCGCACTCGGGGTGTGCCTCGCGGGGGTTGCCGGGCAGCTGGTGGAG CCCAGCACGGCCCCGCCCAAGCCCAAGCCGCCCCCGCTGACCAAGGAGACAGTGGTGTTCTGGGACATGCGCCTGTGGCACGTGGTGGGCATCTTTTCACTGTTCGTGTTGTCCATCA TCATCACCCTGTGCTGTGTCTTCAACTGTCGTGTGCCACGGACCCGGAAGGAGATTGAAGCCCGGTACCTGCAGCGAAAGGCAGCCAAGATGTACACAGACAAGCTGGAGACTGTGCCACCCCTCAATGAGCTCACAGAAGTCCCAGGAG AggataagaagaagaagaagaagaaggacaGTGTGGACACAGTGGCCATCAAGGTAGAGGAGGATGAGAAGAATGAGgccaagaagaagaaaggagagaaatga